One stretch of Methanoculleus sp. SDB DNA includes these proteins:
- a CDS encoding methionine synthase: MILTSKLLPTTVVGSYPVVKGKGLLSLMDPLKTAMETAVADQIRAGIDIISNGQVRGDMIGSFTSQLPGISGQRVIGRVQAPPKAFTVGDTRYALSQHAKVKGILTGPSTLAHALKIDTPMYRNREELILDIAQALATEAKRLEETGVTIVQIDEPILSTGTANLHTARQAVGTITSVLRIPTGLHVCGGLRGVIDDIRKMPVDILDCEFANNPDNLEVVSGADLKGKIIGYGAVDSASSDIEPVAAIRAHIEHGVDLFGADRLLIDPDCGLRMLSRETAFEKLRRMAKAAACVRSEL, from the coding sequence ATGATCCTGACATCCAAACTGCTTCCCACGACCGTCGTGGGCAGCTATCCGGTGGTGAAGGGGAAGGGCCTTCTTTCCCTGATGGACCCGCTCAAAACCGCCATGGAGACCGCCGTCGCCGACCAGATACGGGCGGGCATCGATATCATCTCGAACGGGCAGGTGCGGGGCGACATGATCGGTTCCTTCACATCACAGCTTCCGGGCATCAGCGGGCAGCGGGTAATCGGCAGGGTACAGGCCCCGCCGAAAGCCTTCACGGTCGGCGACACCCGGTATGCTCTCTCCCAGCACGCGAAGGTGAAGGGAATTCTCACCGGCCCCTCAACGCTCGCCCATGCGCTGAAAATCGATACACCGATGTACCGGAACAGGGAGGAGCTGATCCTCGACATCGCGCAGGCGCTTGCCACGGAGGCGAAGCGCCTCGAAGAGACCGGTGTGACAATCGTGCAGATCGACGAGCCCATCCTCTCCACCGGTACGGCAAACCTGCATACCGCACGGCAGGCCGTCGGCACCATCACCTCGGTGCTGCGCATCCCGACCGGGCTTCATGTCTGCGGCGGGCTACGCGGCGTCATCGACGACATCCGGAAAATGCCGGTCGATATCCTCGACTGTGAATTCGCAAACAACCCGGACAACCTTGAGGTTGTTTCCGGTGCGGACCTCAAAGGGAAGATCATCGGGTACGGGGCGGTGGACTCCGCATCATCCGACATTGAACCGGTCGCAGCCATTCGGGCGCATATCGAGCACGGTGTCGACCTTTTCGGGGCGGACCGCCTTCTCATCGATCCCGACTGCGGACTCCGGATGCTCTCGCGGGAAACCGCATTTGAAAAACTAAGAAGGATGGCGAAAGCGGCCGCTTGCGTCCGTTCAGAGCTTTAA
- a CDS encoding two-component system response regulator: protein MTHGTILVVEDDIIIATLLQTRLKKLGFSVVHISATAEDAIMKATELKPDLALMDIRLKGESDGIGAAEAIREKENIPVIYLTSHSDEDTLERAKKTKPAGYIIKPFTDDILRTTIEIALYSSGKTG from the coding sequence ATGACACACGGCACAATTCTCGTCGTCGAGGATGACATCATCATCGCAACACTCCTTCAGACCAGATTGAAAAAACTCGGATTTTCCGTTGTTCATATCTCTGCAACCGCCGAAGATGCGATTATGAAGGCGACGGAACTCAAACCTGATCTGGCGCTGATGGATATACGCTTGAAAGGAGAGAGCGACGGTATCGGTGCTGCGGAAGCCATCCGTGAAAAAGAAAATATTCCGGTGATCTATCTCACATCGCACTCTGATGAAGACACTCTCGAACGGGCAAAAAAGACAAAACCCGCGGGATACATCATAAAACCGTTCACTGACGATATCCTGAGGACCACGATCGAAATCGCACTTTATTCGTCCGGTAAAACCGGGTGA
- a CDS encoding KaiC — MPENNEYLEEIREKRSTGISGLDFQLGGGYPEGTSIVVYGTALTGMDRMAVQFWKAEETAGTYLMLDAAPVEGMIKPSGSDPGTLVPLMEGDRVVVDSLSTVLLEHGIDAAIHCLTDGVDSVRRQGGNVMFLLYSGIHTPLEELRIIRAADIFMTLTETTHGNEIERRLAINKIPHMDVPQRVYPYNVMKEGLEFSTTARVV, encoded by the coding sequence ATGCCCGAAAACAATGAGTACCTGGAAGAAATACGGGAAAAGCGCTCGACAGGAATCTCGGGACTCGATTTTCAGCTGGGTGGGGGCTATCCCGAGGGCACGTCCATTGTCGTCTACGGCACCGCATTAACCGGGATGGACCGGATGGCCGTACAGTTCTGGAAGGCCGAGGAGACCGCGGGGACATACCTGATGCTTGACGCAGCACCCGTAGAGGGAATGATAAAGCCTTCCGGGTCGGATCCGGGCACCCTTGTTCCGCTCATGGAAGGGGATCGCGTGGTTGTCGATTCGCTCTCGACAGTCCTTCTGGAGCACGGCATCGATGCGGCGATCCACTGCCTCACGGACGGGGTCGACTCGGTCCGGCGGCAGGGCGGCAACGTCATGTTCCTCCTGTATTCAGGCATCCACACCCCGCTGGAAGAGCTTCGCATCATCCGTGCCGCGGACATCTTCATGACCCTTACCGAAACGACACACGGCAATGAGATCGAGCGGCGGCTCGCCATCAATAAAATCCCGCACATGGATGTCCCGCAACGGGTATATCCCTATAATGTCATGAAAGAGGGGCTCGAATTTTCCACCACGGCACGCGTTGTGTAG
- the aspC gene encoding aspartate--tRNA ligase (catalyzes a two-step reaction, first charging an aspartate molecule by linking its carboxyl group to the alpha-phosphate of ATP, followed by transfer of the aminoacyl-adenylate to its tRNA; contains discriminating and non-discriminating subtypes), with amino-acid sequence MRKRIADITPETEAAEIIGWVHEIRDLGGLSFYLIRDRSGIIQATIVKKKAADDVIEAAKSVSRESVVRITGTVRAVDKAPGGRELIPETFEVIARAATPLPLDVAEKVPAELDTRLDARFLDARRPRISAIFQIRSTVTHAVSDLLAREGFITIQTPKVVAAATEGGTELFPIAYFEKEAFLNQSPQLYKQMMMAAGFEKVVEIGPIFRAEEHNTVRHLNEATSIDVEVSFADHHDVMDLLERVIIAAYESVGERCASQLEVLGVAPAVPVAPFPRITYEEAIGIASAKIDEDLAYGDDLGTAAERALGEEMGEHYFIVDWPTEIKPYYALPYEDRPEICRAFDLMHPRMELSSGAQRVHRHDLLVEQIRAKGLSPENFEFYLQPFLYGMPPHAGWGLGAERLVMTMLELPNIREAVLFPRDRHRLTP; translated from the coding sequence ATGCGCAAACGAATAGCAGACATTACCCCGGAAACGGAGGCAGCCGAAATCATCGGATGGGTCCATGAGATCCGCGATCTCGGGGGCCTCTCCTTTTATCTGATCCGGGACCGGAGCGGCATCATTCAGGCGACCATCGTGAAAAAGAAGGCGGCGGACGATGTCATCGAAGCGGCGAAATCCGTTTCACGGGAATCCGTCGTGCGCATTACGGGCACCGTCAGGGCGGTGGACAAGGCACCCGGCGGCAGGGAGCTTATTCCCGAAACCTTCGAGGTCATCGCCCGTGCGGCAACCCCGCTCCCGCTCGACGTGGCGGAGAAGGTCCCCGCCGAACTGGACACGAGGCTCGATGCACGGTTCCTCGACGCCAGAAGGCCGCGAATCAGCGCCATCTTCCAGATACGCAGCACGGTCACGCATGCCGTGTCGGATCTCCTTGCCCGCGAGGGTTTTATCACGATACAGACGCCGAAAGTGGTTGCGGCGGCAACCGAGGGCGGCACGGAGCTCTTCCCCATTGCATACTTTGAAAAGGAAGCCTTCCTCAACCAGAGCCCCCAGCTCTACAAGCAGATGATGATGGCTGCGGGGTTTGAAAAAGTCGTCGAAATCGGCCCGATCTTTCGTGCCGAGGAGCACAACACCGTCCGCCACCTTAACGAAGCGACCTCGATCGATGTTGAGGTCTCGTTTGCAGACCACCATGACGTGATGGATCTACTCGAGCGTGTCATCATCGCCGCATACGAGAGCGTCGGAGAACGGTGCGCCTCCCAGCTTGAGGTGCTTGGTGTGGCTCCCGCCGTGCCGGTGGCTCCGTTTCCCCGGATTACCTACGAAGAGGCGATCGGGATCGCATCGGCGAAGATCGACGAGGATCTCGCATACGGCGATGATCTCGGCACGGCCGCCGAAAGAGCGCTCGGCGAAGAGATGGGTGAGCATTATTTCATTGTCGACTGGCCGACGGAGATCAAGCCGTATTATGCACTGCCCTACGAGGACCGGCCTGAGATCTGCCGTGCCTTCGACCTGATGCATCCCCGGATGGAGTTGTCGAGCGGCGCACAGCGGGTGCACCGGCACGACCTCCTCGTCGAACAGATCCGTGCCAAGGGGCTCTCGCCGGAGAATTTTGAATTCTACCTCCAGCCGTTCCTCTACGGCATGCCGCCCCACGCCGGGTGGGGGCTGGGTGCCGAACGGCTCGTCATGACCATGCTTGAACTGCCGAATATCAGGGAAGCGGTGCTGTTCCCGCGTGATCGCCATCGCCTGACACCATGA